The bacterium genome includes the window CCCAAGAGACTTGTGAACTTCGCCGTGACCACGTGCTCGTCACCGGGCGGAACCGCCGTCGCTTCCTTGGTATCGGTCCGTGAGGCGACCCTTTCCGCGGGGCGTCCGGCGGGGGCTTCGGTCTCCCGAATGATCGGATAGTTGTTGGCCTTAGCGAATGCCGCCGGCACCCTGAAAAGTCTCACATCACCCGCCATCTTCTTCTCCCTTTTTCGCCCTCTGGAGACTATTATCGCCACCTGGGTCCCCCCAAGTTGCGGATTGCTACCCGCAAATTTTATGTTAATTTGGCCGTCATTGAAAGGCTAAACACCCGGCGGCCCCCTCTGTAAAGCAAAAACCATTGATTTTATTACATTTTTTAACGCAGCGTGTCTCATGCGGTGAGTCAAAATGAAGGGTCTTTTTATCACCTTTGAGGGCATCGAAGGGTCCGGGAAAACCACCCAGATTCAGGCCTTGGCCCGCGCCTTGAGCGGATCGGCGGAGGTGGTCCTGACTCGGGAGCCGGGAGGGACCCCCCTGGCGGACGCCATCCGGGAGACCCTCCTCGCTCAAAAGTCCGTGGGCATGGCGCCCGCCACCGAGCTCCTGCTCTACGAGCTCGCCCGGCGTGACCATGTGGAGGAAGTCGTGCGCCCCGCCCTGAAGCGCGGGGCTGTGGTCCTCTGCGACCGGTTCACGGACGCCACGGTCGCCTACCAGGGCTACGCACGGGGTCTGCCCCTGCGGAAGATCGAGTGGCTGAACCGGATCGCCACCGGCGGTCTCAGGCCCGACCGGACGTTTCTCTTCGACCTCCCCGTCGCGACGGGCCTCCGGAGGGCCGAGACGCGCAAGAAAAAGCTCGACAGATTCGACCGCGAGTCGCAAACCTTTCACGAAAAGGTGAGACGCGGCTATCTCGCGCTCGCCCGAAACGACAAGAAAAGGTTCCGGATCCTCCATGCCGACCGCCCCCGAGACATCATCTTCCGGGAAATTCATCGCGAGGTGGAGAAGCTCCTCCAAGCGCGCGCACGCCCTGCTGCTGGCCGGTCCCGAGGGGTCGGGCAAAAAGGCCGCGGCGGAGGCCGTCGCGCGCGACGTCCTTGAGAGCGAAGCGGAAAACCACCCCGACCTGATCCGCATCGCCCCGGAAAAAAACGCGATCAAGATCGAATCCGTGCGTGACCTCATCGGCCGCGTGGCGCTCAAGCCCGTCACGGCGGGAAAGATCGTCGTCATCGTGGAGGAGGCGGACGCGATGACGACCGGCGCCGCGAACGCCCTCCTCAAGACCCTGGAGGAACCTCCTCCGTACGTCCTGTTTCTCCTCCTCACCGAGCGTCCGGAGGAATTGCCCGCGACGATCCGCTCCCGTTGCCAGCGCGTGCGGTTTCAGATCCCCCCGCAGGCCTTGCGTGAACGGCTCGAGGCCCTCTACGCCTCGTTCGAAACGGATCTCACGCCGCTTTGGCCCGTGCCCCGCTCCCCGTTCGCAACGGCCTCGAAATTGACGGAG containing:
- the tmk gene encoding dTMP kinase, which produces MKGLFITFEGIEGSGKTTQIQALARALSGSAEVVLTREPGGTPLADAIRETLLAQKSVGMAPATELLLYELARRDHVEEVVRPALKRGAVVLCDRFTDATVAYQGYARGLPLRKIEWLNRIATGGLRPDRTFLFDLPVATGLRRAETRKKKLDRFDRESQTFHEKVRRGYLALARNDKKRFRILHADRPRDIIFREIHREVEKLLQARARPAAGRSRGVGQKGRGGGRRARRP
- a CDS encoding AAA family ATPase — its product is MAGPEGSGKKAAAEAVARDVLESEAENHPDLIRIAPEKNAIKIESVRDLIGRVALKPVTAGKIVVIVEEADAMTTGAANALLKTLEEPPPYVLFLLLTERPEELPATIRSRCQRVRFQIPPQALRERLEALYASFETDLTPLWPVPRSPFATASKLTESLAAQADRLYPLLDLLRALWHDAAVLAAGDVRALVVPGARSRLETLIARKSTDRLFEEMDLILETERALDGNVNKTLALERLFYKLIA